In one Dehalococcoidia bacterium genomic region, the following are encoded:
- a CDS encoding ComF family protein, whose protein sequence is MELPTLSRLGRLAVDLLYPPLCALCGRPGALLCDACLDSFPPAGGRRCGCCWLPLAPGGCRSCLAHPVALRRIRSAYRYAGPARELVHRFKFGDLTSLAEVMAPPMASLVEWPIDAVAPVPLTPTRERERGYNQAALLARGVGRALGAPVVTALKRTRSGRPQARSAGADERRGNVAGAFAVRDAGSVRDRSVLLVDDVATTGATLDACARALLDAGAREVTAVTFARED, encoded by the coding sequence ATGGAGCTGCCAACACTGTCCCGGCTTGGCCGCCTGGCGGTCGACCTCCTCTATCCGCCCCTGTGTGCGCTCTGCGGGAGGCCGGGCGCGCTCCTGTGCGACGCCTGCCTCGACTCGTTTCCGCCGGCGGGCGGCCGCCGCTGCGGCTGCTGCTGGTTGCCGCTGGCGCCGGGCGGCTGTCGCTCGTGTCTCGCGCATCCCGTGGCGCTCCGGCGGATCAGATCTGCCTATCGCTACGCTGGCCCGGCCCGCGAGCTCGTGCACAGGTTCAAGTTCGGCGACCTGACCTCTCTGGCCGAAGTCATGGCCCCGCCGATGGCCTCGCTGGTCGAATGGCCTATCGATGCGGTAGCGCCGGTGCCCCTTACGCCGACGCGCGAGCGAGAGCGCGGCTACAACCAGGCCGCGCTGCTCGCCCGCGGCGTCGGGAGGGCCCTGGGGGCACCGGTCGTGACTGCGCTGAAGCGCACCCGCTCCGGACGGCCCCAGGCGCGCAGCGCCGGCGCCGACGAGAGGCGGGGGAACGTCGCCGGGGCGTTCGCGGTCCGCGACGCCGGATCTGTCAGGGACAGGAGCGTCCTCCTGGTGGACGATGTCGCGACCACGGGCGCTACGCTGGATGCCTGCGCCCGCGCGCTCCTGGACGCCGGGGCGCGGGAGGTCACAGCCGTCACCTTCGCGAGGGAGGACTAA
- a CDS encoding DnaD domain protein, which produces MTALHPTGPVRKDGHFTGFVSGARATVIPAAFFTEVMPGIEDEAELRVTLYLMYALGRRKGYPRFVTRSELEALAPLAASLASLPGEIEENLDRGLRLAAERGTFLTLEVERGGRKEGIFLLNTPGDRRAFQEILNGTLSVGRPLPRPAQPPAPEKHNVFALYEENIGPITPLVAEELREAERLYPPAWIEEAVKEAAVLNKRSWRYIARILERWAMEGRQDEKAGRDPAGDDSIRARVIRRFDQLAGDR; this is translated from the coding sequence ATGACGGCGCTCCACCCCACGGGACCGGTACGCAAGGATGGGCACTTCACGGGCTTCGTCTCCGGCGCCCGAGCGACGGTAATCCCGGCCGCCTTCTTCACCGAGGTCATGCCTGGGATCGAGGACGAGGCCGAACTGCGGGTGACGCTGTACCTGATGTACGCCCTGGGGCGGCGTAAGGGCTACCCGCGCTTCGTCACGCGCTCCGAGCTCGAGGCCCTGGCGCCGCTGGCGGCGTCCCTGGCGTCTCTGCCGGGCGAAATCGAAGAGAACCTCGACCGGGGCCTCCGCCTCGCCGCCGAGCGGGGGACATTCCTGACCCTGGAGGTGGAGCGCGGCGGCCGCAAGGAGGGGATCTTCCTGCTGAACACGCCCGGCGACCGGCGCGCCTTTCAGGAGATCCTCAACGGGACGCTCTCGGTCGGCAGGCCTTTGCCGAGGCCGGCGCAGCCGCCGGCGCCGGAGAAGCACAACGTCTTTGCCCTCTACGAGGAGAACATAGGCCCCATTACGCCCCTGGTGGCGGAGGAGCTGCGGGAAGCCGAGCGCCTGTACCCGCCGGCATGGATCGAGGAGGCCGTGAAGGAGGCCGCGGTACTGAACAAGAGGTCCTGGCGCTACATCGCCCGGATCCTCGAGCGCTGGGCCATGGAAGGACGACAGGATGAGAAAGCTGGACGAGATCCTGCGGGGGATGACTCCATCCGAGCCCGGGTCATCCGCCGCTTCGACCAGCTCGCCGGCGACCGCTAA
- a CDS encoding NUDIX hydrolase, producing MALPLQLPDPPFGQPRFCQHCGSGLASRFVEAEGRVRLVCGTCGFIHYLNPKLVANVLPERDGSVLLLRRGIEPSYGRWAFPGGYLEMGESAEEGAEREALEEVGLRVRAGPLLGVYTRVQHGVVVLVFRGLEVTGLPVPGPETLETAWFRPHEIPWQDLAFETTAAALRDWLRAIGHPGPPGTQGP from the coding sequence ATGGCCCTCCCGCTGCAGTTGCCCGACCCCCCATTCGGCCAGCCCAGGTTCTGCCAGCACTGTGGCTCGGGCCTCGCCTCGCGCTTCGTAGAGGCAGAGGGCAGGGTGCGGCTGGTCTGCGGGACGTGCGGCTTCATCCATTACCTGAACCCGAAGCTGGTGGCCAACGTCCTTCCCGAACGCGACGGCAGCGTCCTCCTGCTGCGTCGCGGCATCGAGCCTTCGTACGGCCGGTGGGCCTTTCCCGGCGGCTACCTGGAGATGGGGGAGTCTGCCGAGGAGGGCGCCGAGCGCGAGGCGCTCGAAGAGGTCGGCCTCCGCGTCCGCGCCGGGCCGCTACTCGGGGTGTACACGCGCGTCCAGCACGGCGTGGTGGTGCTCGTCTTCCGCGGGCTCGAAGTCACGGGCCTTCCCGTCCCCGGCCCGGAGACCCTCGAAACGGCCTGGTTCCGGCCCCACGAGATCCCGTGGCAGGACCTCGCGTTCGAGACGACTGCGGCCGCCCTGCGCGACTGGCTCCGGGCGATTGGGCATCCAGGTCCACCAGGTACGCAGGGGCCGTAA
- a CDS encoding molybdenum cofactor biosynthesis protein MoaE, with translation MKVSLRLFAGLHDLVGKKDIVMELPEGARVADLKARLADEYPIVRPMLRTLVFAIDDEYIPTDEELHDGAEVSLIPPVSGGAEPFWLTADPLEPRQQELFDLVRRDECGAVIVFYGVVRNNAEGRAVLRLEYEAHETMAVRKMREVADEVKRRFPDVVEIGIWHRTGLLEVGETSLLVALSSPHRREGFEAALWAVDRIKEVVPVWKKEHFADGSAAWVEGHPVQPPETAKT, from the coding sequence ATGAAGGTATCTCTTCGCCTCTTCGCTGGCCTGCACGACCTCGTCGGCAAGAAGGACATCGTCATGGAGCTGCCGGAGGGCGCGCGCGTCGCGGACCTGAAGGCGCGGCTGGCAGATGAGTATCCCATCGTGCGGCCGATGCTGCGCACGCTCGTCTTCGCCATCGACGACGAGTACATCCCCACGGACGAAGAACTGCACGACGGCGCCGAGGTGTCCCTGATACCGCCCGTAAGCGGCGGCGCCGAGCCCTTCTGGTTGACGGCCGACCCCCTGGAGCCCCGCCAGCAGGAACTCTTCGACCTCGTGCGCCGCGACGAGTGCGGCGCCGTCATCGTCTTCTACGGGGTCGTGCGGAACAACGCGGAGGGCCGCGCCGTACTCCGGCTGGAGTACGAAGCGCACGAGACGATGGCCGTGCGCAAGATGCGCGAGGTGGCTGACGAGGTGAAGCGCCGCTTCCCCGATGTCGTCGAGATCGGCATCTGGCACCGCACCGGCCTCCTCGAGGTCGGCGAGACCAGCCTGCTGGTCGCGCTCTCGTCGCCGCACCGGCGTGAAGGCTTTGAGGCCGCCCTCTGGGCCGTCGACCGTATCAAGGAAGTCGTCCCGGTCTGGAAGAAAGAGCACTTCGCCGACGGCAGCGCCGCCTGGGTGGAGGGCCACCCCGTGCAGCCGCCTGAGACGGCAAAGACGTAG
- the menA gene encoding 1,4-dihydroxy-2-naphthoate octaprenyltransferase — protein sequence MTAAGEISKRRAWWIALRPFSYPASIVPVLVGTAVAAEQEFRPLLFALALAGSVLIQAGTNLATDFFDFVDRVQPAATLGGVIQRGLISARAVHRAAIACFAAGAACGLVIVAYTGWPILAAGVASVLAGYFYTGAPIAYGRRGLGEAMVFCFMGVLMVMASAYVQVERLTWEQFFASLPVGLLVADILHANNLRDIENDRARGKITIAGVLGRPAADYVYVALTASPFGVVPACVVLGQLPPESLLSLLAAPFAVLAARALREREAAALNALVRGTAGLHMRFGLLLAAGLALRALT from the coding sequence GTGACGGCAGCGGGCGAAATCTCGAAGCGGCGGGCGTGGTGGATCGCGCTCCGGCCCTTCTCCTACCCAGCCTCGATCGTGCCGGTGCTGGTCGGCACGGCGGTTGCGGCGGAGCAGGAGTTCCGGCCGCTGCTTTTCGCGCTCGCCCTCGCCGGCTCGGTCCTCATCCAGGCCGGCACCAACCTGGCCACCGACTTCTTCGACTTCGTCGACCGCGTGCAGCCCGCCGCGACGCTCGGGGGAGTGATCCAGCGAGGCCTCATCTCTGCCCGGGCCGTACACAGGGCGGCCATTGCCTGCTTCGCGGCCGGCGCCGCCTGCGGCCTCGTCATCGTCGCCTACACCGGCTGGCCCATCCTGGCCGCCGGCGTCGCGAGCGTTCTGGCAGGCTACTTCTACACCGGAGCCCCCATCGCCTACGGGCGGCGGGGACTGGGCGAGGCGATGGTGTTCTGCTTCATGGGCGTCCTCATGGTCATGGCCTCGGCCTACGTCCAGGTCGAGCGCCTGACGTGGGAGCAGTTCTTCGCCTCCCTGCCCGTCGGGCTGCTGGTCGCCGACATCCTGCACGCGAACAACCTGCGCGACATCGAAAACGACCGCGCGCGCGGCAAGATCACGATCGCCGGCGTCCTCGGCCGCCCCGCCGCCGATTACGTCTACGTGGCTCTGACGGCCTCGCCCTTCGGCGTGGTGCCGGCCTGCGTGGTGCTCGGCCAGCTGCCGCCCGAGAGCCTCCTCTCTCTCCTGGCGGCGCCCTTCGCCGTGCTCGCGGCGCGGGCCCTGCGCGAACGCGAGGCGGCGGCGCTCAACGCCCTGGTGCGCGGCACCGCCGGCCTGCACATGCGCTTCGGGCTGCTGCTGGCGGCGGGCTTGGCGTTGCGGGCGCTCACGTAG
- a CDS encoding zinc-ribbon domain containing protein, giving the protein MLQDKTIICRDCGNGFIFTAGEQGFYLEKGLLNEPQRCPSCRENRRRDRGVSRAAATITCANCGTQAVVPFVPRHDRPVYCNACYETRKAAAPVTAGAR; this is encoded by the coding sequence ATGTTGCAGGACAAGACGATCATCTGCCGGGACTGCGGGAACGGGTTCATCTTCACCGCCGGTGAGCAGGGCTTCTATCTCGAGAAGGGCCTCCTCAACGAACCCCAGCGCTGCCCGTCTTGCCGCGAGAACCGCCGGCGAGACCGCGGCGTCTCCCGCGCGGCGGCCACGATAACCTGTGCCAATTGCGGCACCCAGGCGGTGGTGCCCTTCGTGCCGCGCCATGACCGGCCGGTGTACTGCAACGCCTGCTACGAGACGAGAAAGGCAGCGGCGCCCGTGACGGCGGGCGCCAGGTAG